A DNA window from Streptomyces parvus contains the following coding sequences:
- a CDS encoding DUF6542 domain-containing protein, translating into MYRVRVRSVPPVVLALRRFPNPRLTGIGAGLFASLTMFVLACVDRLLFDGSELVYGLLFLPVSALTALWVRPADLVTAPISVPIAFAVGVFPISGGSEGFGGQVMGLVTALAVHAGWLYGGTLVAGLITTVRKVRLMRARRRYVLAQGRGPAGERTPRAAAAASASPSDAKPVRAGAGTAAAARRPQRP; encoded by the coding sequence GTGTACCGGGTACGGGTGCGGAGCGTGCCGCCCGTGGTCCTCGCGTTGCGGCGGTTCCCCAACCCCCGGCTCACCGGGATCGGGGCCGGGCTGTTCGCCTCGCTCACCATGTTCGTGCTCGCCTGCGTCGACCGGCTGCTGTTCGACGGCTCGGAACTCGTCTACGGGCTGCTCTTCCTGCCCGTCAGCGCGCTCACCGCCCTCTGGGTCCGGCCCGCCGACCTCGTCACCGCGCCGATCAGCGTGCCGATCGCCTTCGCCGTCGGGGTCTTCCCGATCTCCGGGGGGTCCGAGGGCTTCGGCGGGCAGGTCATGGGCCTCGTCACCGCCCTCGCCGTGCACGCCGGCTGGCTGTACGGCGGAACGCTCGTCGCGGGCCTCATCACCACCGTACGCAAGGTGCGTCTGATGCGGGCCCGGCGGCGGTACGTGCTGGCCCAGGGGCGCGGACCCGCCGGTGAGCGCACGCCCCGGGCCGCGGCCGCCGCCTCCGCCTCGCCCTCGGACGCGAAGCCCGTACGGGCCGGGGCCGGCACAGCAGCCGCGGCGCGCCGCCCTCAGCGGCCCTGA
- the ychF gene encoding redox-regulated ATPase YchF, protein MSLTIGIVGLPNVGKSTLFNALTKNDVLAANYPFATIEPNVGVVGVPDPRLNKLAEIFSSQRLLPATVDFVDIAGIVRGASEGEGLGNKFLANIRESDAICQVIRAFKDENVVHVDGKVSPKDDIETINTELILADLQSVEKAVPRLTKESRLQKEKVAVLAAVEEAKQILETGQTLFAAGITAGTEKGRLLHELHLLTTKPFLYVFNVDEDELVDEDFKNEQRALVAPAEAIFLNAKIESELIELDDDEALELLQSMGQEEPGLATLGRVGFETLGLQTYLTAGPKEARAWTIRKGATAPEAAGVIHTDFQKGFIKAEIISFDDLVETGSVAEARAQGKARMEGKDYVMQDGDVVEFRFNV, encoded by the coding sequence GTGTCGCTCACGATCGGAATCGTCGGTCTGCCGAATGTCGGCAAGTCGACCCTGTTCAACGCCCTGACCAAGAACGACGTGCTGGCGGCCAACTACCCGTTCGCCACGATCGAGCCGAACGTCGGCGTGGTCGGCGTCCCGGACCCGCGCCTGAACAAGCTCGCGGAGATCTTCAGCTCCCAGCGGCTCCTCCCGGCGACGGTGGACTTCGTCGACATCGCCGGCATCGTCCGAGGCGCTTCGGAGGGCGAGGGCCTGGGGAACAAGTTCCTGGCGAACATCCGCGAGTCCGACGCGATCTGCCAGGTCATCCGGGCCTTCAAGGACGAGAACGTCGTCCACGTCGACGGCAAGGTCTCGCCGAAGGACGACATCGAGACGATCAACACCGAGCTGATCCTCGCCGACCTCCAGTCCGTCGAGAAGGCCGTCCCGCGCCTGACGAAGGAGTCCCGCCTCCAGAAGGAGAAGGTCGCGGTCCTCGCCGCGGTCGAGGAGGCGAAGCAGATCCTGGAGACGGGCCAGACCCTGTTCGCCGCGGGCATCACGGCGGGCACGGAGAAGGGCAGGCTCCTCCACGAGCTGCACCTCCTCACCACCAAGCCGTTCCTGTACGTCTTCAACGTCGACGAGGACGAGCTGGTCGACGAGGACTTCAAGAACGAGCAGCGCGCCCTGGTCGCCCCCGCCGAGGCGATCTTCCTGAACGCCAAGATCGAGTCCGAGCTGATCGAGCTGGACGACGACGAGGCCCTCGAACTGCTCCAGTCCATGGGCCAGGAAGAGCCCGGCCTCGCCACCCTCGGCCGCGTCGGCTTCGAGACCCTCGGCCTCCAGACCTACCTCACGGCAGGCCCGAAGGAAGCCCGCGCCTGGACCATCAGGAAGGGCGCCACGGCCCCGGAGGCGGCCGGTGTCATCCACACCGACTTCCAGAAGGGCTTCATCAAGGCGGAGATCATCTCCTTCGACGACCTGGTGGAGACCGGCTCGGTGGCCGAGGCCCGCGCGCAGGGCAAGGCCCGCATGGAGGGCAAGGACTACGTCATGCAGGACGGGGACGTGGTGGAGTTCCGCTTCAACGTGTAG
- a CDS encoding type II toxin-antitoxin system VapB family antitoxin — protein MARIVIDLDEEIVEQAMWVYGARAKAAAVRAAMEEGVRLRLRRELFDAIDDGEFDDVFAEIRSQTGPRNPDGSLKREDGASAA, from the coding sequence ATGGCCAGGATTGTGATCGATCTGGACGAGGAGATCGTCGAGCAGGCGATGTGGGTGTATGGGGCGAGGGCGAAGGCCGCCGCAGTGCGGGCGGCCATGGAGGAGGGGGTGAGGCTGCGGCTGCGCCGGGAGCTGTTCGATGCCATTGACGATGGTGAGTTTGATGACGTGTTCGCGGAGATCCGGTCGCAGACGGGGCCGCGGAATCCGGACGGCTCGCTCAAGCGCGAGGACGGGGCTTCGGCGGCGTGA
- a CDS encoding PIN domain nuclease has protein sequence MNGRYLIDKSALARRGKPAVRARLDALDRDGLLAVCAPTEYEVLYSARGQPEALRLRTLLRGFDYLPCNDEEFEQALAIQALALNAGFHRALSSADVLIAATAERHGATVLHYDGDFDMIASVSGVQAEWGVRHRRLTSASACGPKRARAKQ, from the coding sequence GTGAATGGGCGCTACCTCATCGACAAGTCCGCGCTGGCCCGCCGGGGCAAACCGGCAGTGCGGGCGCGGCTGGATGCACTGGACCGCGATGGACTCCTGGCTGTGTGCGCCCCGACCGAGTATGAGGTTCTGTACTCGGCGCGTGGACAGCCCGAGGCGCTGCGCCTGCGTACCCTGCTCCGTGGTTTCGACTACTTGCCCTGCAACGACGAGGAGTTCGAGCAGGCGCTCGCGATCCAGGCGCTGGCGCTGAACGCTGGCTTTCACCGGGCGCTGTCGTCGGCCGACGTCCTCATCGCGGCAACCGCAGAACGGCATGGGGCCACGGTCCTGCACTACGACGGCGACTTCGACATGATCGCCTCGGTGAGCGGGGTGCAAGCCGAGTGGGGAGTCCGGCACCGCCGACTGACCTCGGCGTCGGCGTGTGGGCCGAAGCGGGCCAGGGCGAAACAGTAG
- a CDS encoding 5-carboxymethyl-2-hydroxymuconate Delta-isomerase yields MPQITVDYSGTLDAAFDRQAFALALHPVVVATVDARPEDCRTRFRRVVDFVAGAETEGHAVLHVEIGLRHGRTDADKARLSAAVLALVAAQVKPVDGVTLHASAEIPTLDGSYRRR; encoded by the coding sequence TTGCCACAGATCACCGTCGACTACTCCGGCACGCTCGATGCGGCCTTCGACCGTCAGGCCTTCGCGCTCGCCCTGCACCCGGTGGTCGTCGCCACCGTCGACGCTCGGCCGGAAGACTGCAGGACACGTTTCCGGCGGGTTGTGGACTTCGTCGCCGGAGCCGAGACCGAAGGCCACGCCGTTCTGCACGTCGAGATCGGACTGCGCCACGGTCGCACCGACGCGGACAAGGCCCGCCTCTCGGCCGCCGTACTCGCTCTGGTCGCCGCCCAGGTCAAGCCGGTCGACGGCGTCACCCTGCATGCCTCCGCCGAGATCCCCACCCTGGACGGGTCCTACCGGCGGCGCTGA
- a CDS encoding NfeD family protein, translated as MPWYAWLLAAAALGAAEFFTLTLVFGLLAGAALVAALVAGVGVGLFGQLVALGLAAAAGLALVRPVAMRHMAQAPLTHEGSDALIGKRAEVVQEVTATHGLIKLAGEEWTARALDESHVIPVGALVDVMEIEGATAVVYPRELLP; from the coding sequence ATGCCGTGGTACGCATGGTTGCTCGCCGCCGCGGCGCTCGGCGCTGCGGAGTTCTTCACCCTGACGCTGGTCTTCGGGCTGCTGGCCGGGGCGGCCCTGGTCGCTGCCCTCGTGGCCGGTGTGGGCGTCGGCCTGTTCGGTCAGCTCGTGGCGCTCGGACTGGCGGCGGCGGCCGGTCTCGCCCTCGTCCGCCCCGTCGCGATGCGGCACATGGCGCAGGCGCCCCTGACCCATGAGGGCAGCGACGCGCTGATCGGCAAGCGCGCGGAGGTCGTGCAGGAGGTCACCGCGACCCATGGCCTGATCAAGCTCGCCGGTGAGGAGTGGACCGCCCGCGCCCTCGACGAAAGCCATGTGATCCCGGTGGGAGCGCTGGTGGACGTCATGGAGATCGAGGGCGCCACCGCCGTCGTCTATCCCCGCGAGCTCCTTCCGTGA
- a CDS encoding SPFH domain-containing protein, whose amino-acid sequence MDPVVIPILVAALVVVFLVAATVRIVPQARRYNIERFGRYRRTLQPGLNFVLPVADRVNTKLDVREQVYSSDPKPVITEDNLVVNIDTVLYYQITDPRAAAYEVADYLHAIDQLTVTTLRNVIGSMDLEATLTSREEINARLRAVLDDATGKWGIRVNRVEIKAIDPPNTIKEAMEKQMRAERDKRAAILHAEGERQAKILTAEGTKQKDILEAQGTQQAMILRADGESKAVELVFQAVHRNNADAKVLAYKYLETLPDLAQSDNNTFWVIPGELTEAIRTVTTAFGDQSAGAGLSASAERESAAADVADSDKDGVGGPEIEPNSTLALDAVAAADEAAKQAAAAVSDAKAEAEAAGETRPGRGQATGGGKAEP is encoded by the coding sequence ATGGATCCGGTGGTCATACCGATTCTCGTGGCGGCGCTCGTCGTGGTCTTCCTCGTGGCGGCCACCGTGCGGATCGTTCCGCAGGCGCGCCGCTACAACATCGAGCGGTTCGGCCGGTACCGCAGAACCCTCCAGCCCGGTCTGAACTTCGTCCTGCCGGTGGCGGACCGGGTCAACACCAAGCTCGACGTGCGTGAGCAGGTGTATTCGTCCGACCCCAAACCGGTGATCACCGAGGACAACCTCGTGGTCAACATCGACACCGTGCTCTACTACCAGATCACCGACCCGCGGGCCGCGGCCTACGAGGTCGCCGACTATCTGCACGCCATCGACCAGCTCACCGTGACCACCCTGCGGAACGTCATCGGCTCCATGGACCTGGAGGCGACGCTCACCTCGCGCGAGGAGATCAACGCCCGGCTCCGGGCCGTCCTCGACGACGCGACCGGGAAGTGGGGCATCCGGGTCAACCGGGTCGAGATCAAGGCCATCGATCCGCCGAACACCATCAAAGAGGCGATGGAGAAGCAGATGCGGGCCGAGCGTGACAAGCGCGCCGCCATCCTGCACGCCGAAGGTGAGCGGCAGGCCAAGATCCTCACCGCGGAGGGCACGAAGCAGAAGGACATCCTGGAGGCCCAGGGCACGCAGCAGGCCATGATCCTGCGGGCCGACGGCGAGTCGAAGGCCGTGGAGCTCGTCTTCCAGGCCGTCCACCGCAACAACGCCGACGCGAAGGTCCTGGCGTACAAGTACCTGGAGACGCTCCCCGATCTGGCGCAGAGCGACAACAACACCTTCTGGGTGATCCCGGGCGAGCTGACCGAGGCGATCCGCACCGTCACCACCGCGTTCGGCGACCAGTCGGCCGGGGCGGGGCTGTCGGCGTCCGCGGAGCGCGAGAGCGCGGCCGCCGATGTCGCCGACAGCGACAAGGACGGCGTCGGGGGGCCGGAGATCGAGCCGAACTCGACCCTCGCGCTGGACGCCGTCGCCGCCGCCGACGAGGCCGCGAAACAGGCCGCCGCCGCGGTGAGCGACGCGAAGGCCGAGGCGGAGGCCGCGGGCGAGACCCGGCCGGGGCGGGGGCAGGCCACCGGCGGCGGAAAGGCTGAGCCGTGA